DNA sequence from the Candidatus Cloacimonadota bacterium genome:
GGAAAAACAGATGCTTTCCAACCAGTCATTGAAGGTTGTGTTAAAAATCAAGTCTTCTTCATCGGAGAATTCGTATTCCGTCGGTTCGGTAGTTGTTCCTGCTCCATTTATTAGAAAACCATTGATCTGAACAGCATCTTCCAAATCGGTTTCAGAGCGGTAGATATTCCAACCTTGATTATTGGATTCGGATTGAGTTGTCCAGTGGAGGAGGGAGTAGCCGTTTGCGTAAATTGCTGTGAAAGAAGCAAGAATTACAGGAAGGGGAGCATCTGAATCTACCCAATTCGGATCATTTGCATCGATACCTGTTGTACTTCCAAGTGTTCCGTTATTACTATTATCACTGGAATCTGCTGTTGTTTGACCGGGTGAACCATCGTCGAATTTCCAATAACCTTTCAGAGCAGACCAATGGGGATGGCTGTTATCAAGATTTTTATTCTTCCAGGCTTGTATTGTTGATTGCGAGAGAGTTGTTCCCCAGATACGAACTTCATCGATAAGACCATCGAATGGAAAATCTTTAGTAGCATTTTTGTTATAGTTTATTCCAATCAGAAGGGGGTAATCATTGGATAAACTTCCTGATTCAGAACTAACATCTCCCGTTCTATCAGCATTTCCATCGATATAAAAATTCACATTACTACTACGATCTACAACGATGGAAAGATGGTGCCATGAACCGTCATTCCAATTATTACCGGCGATTGAATTAAAATCAGTGGGAGTTTCTCCATAAGTATCAGCGATTGAGAACCTGAATCTACCGGTTGAAAGAAGTTGTATTGCCCATCCGTTTCCTCCTGAGGAACTTCTTGCATCCCAAATTTTTTCAATGAGAACTCCATCGTTAGACAGAGAAGAATTCACCCATAAAGAAATAGTGAAGTCACCTGTTCCTAAATTAAGAGTTGGAGAATCGGGTACTTCTACATAATCATCAGTGCCATCATAATCTAAACAGTAACCACCCGTACCCTGCGCATTTAATACCATTAAAGGCAGCCAAAATAAAATCATCAGGAAATAAACTTTTTTCATAATTCCCTCCAAATAGTGTTTTTGTTGTTTAAAAAGGTCAAATATCTTCACCCTTTTCAACAAGTTCAAAACAATTTGAAATGAATATTTATGTCAAATCATTCGTTTTATTTTTTTATATTATCGGAATTAGACCTTCAAGGTTTTTGAAACCTTGAAGGTCTTTATCAACATTAATCCATCAGGTTTGGGCTCGACTTGATGCGACCTGTCTTGGCGAAGCGAAGACAGAAGCTCGAGTTGAGAACAAACCACAGTTAAAAATATTCTACCGGCATTTCATCATGATCTTTTCTGTCTGTCGTAAACAATCCTCAACTCCACGCTGCGCTGTGAAGTCGAGTCTTGTTTAATCCATTAAGATCAGTTTTTTAATGTAGGTTTCATTTCCTGCTTCGAGTTTATAGAAGTAGATTCCGGAAGATACGGCATTATCGTTACTATCCGTTCCGTTCCAAACGAACTCACCTTTTTCCGCATTTTCTTTCTTGAAAGTTCTAATCAATTGTCCTCTCGTATTATAGA
Encoded proteins:
- a CDS encoding LamG domain-containing protein, which produces MKKVYFLMILFWLPLMVLNAQGTGGYCLDYDGTDDYVEVPDSPTLNLGTGDFTISLWVNSSLSNDGVLIEKIWDARSSSGGNGWAIQLLSTGRFRFSIADTYGETPTDFNSIAGNNWNDGSWHHLSIVVDRSSNVNFYIDGNADRTGDVSSESGSLSNDYPLLIGINYNKNATKDFPFDGLIDEVRIWGTTLSQSTIQAWKNKNLDNSHPHWSALKGYWKFDDGSPGQTTADSSDNSNNGTLGSTTGIDANDPNWVDSDAPLPVILASFTAIYANGYSLLHWTTQSESNNQGWNIYRSETDLEDAVQINGFLINGAGTTTEPTEYEFSDEEDLIFNTTFNDWLESICFSGETVIHSPISRTIPEPGDNPDIPQIISDINNYPNPFSNNTEISFMMNEPANVKITIHNIKGQEIIQLYDGYCAEDQFST
- a CDS encoding T9SS type A sorting domain-containing protein, translated to YNTRGQLIRTFKKENAEKGEFVWNGTDSNDNAVSSGIYFYKLEAGNETYIKKLILMD